TGAAACATTCTCATACTGGAAACTCTCCACAAGATCCTCCAGTTGATCCATAGTCTCCTTCGAAACTCTTACCGTAATCCTATATGGAACTGACAATTTCTCACCTTTTATTCAGTAGGACAATTTCTTCTCGACTGATATGTCTGACAAGACAACTATATTATATAAGCTTTATGATTTATTTTACATATATGACATAAATAAAATAATAAGGGAGAATGTGATAAATAACTATGTCAATAAAAATTGGACGTGACTGCTTCATAGCAGACAGCGCCGTCTTAATTGGTGACGTTGAAATAGGGGATCGAGTTGCAATAATGGATGGTGCGGTAATAAGGGGAGACCTGGCAAAAATAACTATAGGCAATGACACCAACGTGCAGGATAATGTGACAATACACTGTGATGAGAATGATCCAACAATAATCGGGAACAATGTGTCAATTGGGCATAACGCGGTTGTTCATGGATGTATTATTGGCGATAACGTCTTGCTGGGAATGGGTTCTGTTGTTATGAATCGCGCAAATATAGCTGATGGATCGGTAGTTGGAGGTGGAGCACTCGTCACTGAAGGATTCAAATGTAGTGCAGAAAGTCTCATTGTAGGCGTCCCTTCAAAAGTTATAAGATCTAATGACAAAAAATTGTTGCAATATGCAACCGAAAACGCTCGATCTTACGGTGAATTAAGAAAAGGTTACATTTCTGGGAAGTTCGAGAAGCTGTATGGTTACCAGATGAGGAAGAACGAATCTGTCAAGTAAAGTCTCCTCTTCGTTGCATTTGTTTCTTAATTCCTTAGGGTCTTCAGTATTTTCAGCATGAAGTTCACTGAATACACAATGAATAGGAAATAAGTGCGTGCATCAATATGGTAAAAACAGTGCTAATTATCGGTACTCTGGGCATAAAATTTAATGAAAAAGGATAAGGTGTAATTTATCGAATATTATTTTATAAATTGTGGTCAAGATAATCGCAGTAGGTATAATAATAACAAAGTATATCATGGGATCATTGTCTAATTCTGGTCTGACGAAGAAAAATACGAAATTGATCAAGCGCCTGGTAAATGAACTGCAAGCCGCATCATCGATTGATGAGAATGCAGTATATAAGGAGATAGCCGGCGCGATGCTCACATTCACCTCTATAGAAGACAAGGAAAAGTTAGCAATGCTCACAGGCTACTTGAATGATGTATTCTCTCTCTTGAATGAAAAGTTTCACGACAAATACGTCGCCATTGTCATGAATCTTTATTCGCTTTCCACATCCAATCCGATAATCATTGCCAACATGATTGATGTGTATGCGGAGCAAAAAAATTACCCAGCTATAGTAGACCTGTTCAGAAAGGACCATGAGTTGCAGATAACTCCCCACGTCATAGAGATTTTAAGGGGCATGTGCGACAGCCCAAAGAACTCCTCTATGGCTGCATCCCTCATATCCTCCAGGGGGATTTATGATGAGACAATACTGGAAAAGTGTTCTCAACACTGCGATTCAAAGGTTTTGGAAGATGTAATTAAAAGCTATTCCTCCATCAAAGATGATAGGACAAGAGTATTGGCGTTAAAATTTTTCTGGGATAAAGTGGAAGATGCTAAGCCCAAGCTCGATCTCGTAGAGCTCTTACTTTCAGCAAATTCCGGGGATCTTAAATTTTACACAGAGTCTTTTCCCGTTGAACAGCTTAGAACAAAAGAGGAATGCGAGCAGGCGTTGCAGGTTCTTAAACGGTCCGGAACCACAGAGATTCTCGAAAGAGCAATTGACAAATGCATGCTCATATGCCCGGACAATGTCACAGTCTTAAAGGCGGATGCGGATAATAAATACAGTAGAGGTGATATAAAAAAAGCGCTAAAGATTTACAGGCAGATTCTTAAATCATCTCCGGAAGATCTAGAAGTCCTTCAAAATGTGATAGACATAACGTTCAGCGAGGGACTGTACAAAGAGTGCCTCAATCTGATTAGCAATTCGGATATATTGCAAATAAAAGGGAATAATAAAATCACGGCCATAGAATGTGAAATTAACCTCCTGCAATTTCAGGAAGCTCTACATGATCTCGAATCTGCTCTTGCGGCGTCACCGGACAATTTGAAACTTCTCGCCTTAAAATTAGGTGTCTCAGAAAAGATCGGAAGAATTCTGGAAAGTTACGAGACAGCAAAGAAAATTTTTAATATCGATCGTGCAAACATCTCCGCAATGAACTATCTATGCAAATATTATGTGGATAGGCGAGAGTTCGAAAAACTGGTAGAACTTCTTGGTTCAATAGATAATATTCCAGGAAATTTCCGTGGATTTTACGCGGGCTCTCTTTTATTCGAAGGCAAAATAAAAGATGCAATGACGGTTATGCAAAGTTACCCTGAATTGTTGACTGATGGATTTGTACTTGACGCAATATACGCCAAAGTAACAGATTCAGTTTCTATTAATCAGCTTTCTGAGATAAGTAGGAAACTAAGCGGTGGTGCATCAGAGTTTAAGCTCATAGTTGATGCACTCTATGGCAGGCCCATAATGCATGCGGGTTATGAAGAAATGGCGATGCGAACATCGTCGCTAGCCGTTATGTACGTTATAACAAATTCGTACTATAAAGACAATGCCGAACTCTCAACCAGCATCGAGAAAAGGCTTAGGCTTCCAGAATTCGAAAAGTTGTATTCCGTGCTGAAGAGTATCAGGGAAATCAGAAGTGGGATGAAACCCGAGAGTTTATTTGATTATTCAGATCTGGGGTATCCTGTTTGCAATGCCCTTCTGGACATGAACATGACTGACAAATGTGAACAGCTCTTTTCCGGGGAAAAGTATGATAAGAACAATGTGCACTATATGTATGTCCGTGCCAGAATATTTGCTGCAAAAAAACAAATGGGAGAGGCAGAAAAAATTCTAACGAACCTGAGGCAGATTATCGATAGTCTGGAATTTTCAAGGATTCTCCTACTTCTGGACCTTGAAAAAGGGGACAAAGATGAATTTTATAAGACTGTTGTTAACATGAAAAAAGAAGGGGGGCTGGTAGATAACGACATTGAGGTTATCCGAAAAGCAATAAAGCAGACAAATCACTGGGACTTCGCTGAAGTGGTGATCGGTCTCTTCGGATCTGAAGTATCGGACTCGCCTGCTATGCTGAGGTTGAACAGAGATTTTTCACTTCATTCTAATGAGCTCGAGAAAGCGCTGGAACTTTCAGGAAAGATAATGTCTTCCATGAATTTTTCTCCGGACGATTTAAAAATACATGTCAGTCTGATGCAGACGGCGTACAGTACGAAAGATATACTGAAATTGCTGGAGGATATTGATAAAAAGCATAGCGATCCTGAGATAGAGGCTATAATCGGGGACCTGTATTATAGAGACAAGCTGTTCAACAGGGCTTACCCGCACTATTCAAAGGCAAAGGATCTAGGGTACGATATGAGCAGGTCCAGGAACTACGCCGAGGTTCTATTGGAAATGAAAAGATATGACGAAGCATTAACAATTTTACAGATCTGCAGCGATTCATTACTGCTTTCGCGGCTTTATTACGAGACATCAAACATATCAGGCATAATACAGCTAATACAAAAACTTAAGCCGACAGACAGTGATTTTGACGGAGTTATGGATTTCATAGTGGAAAATTTTTGGGGAAACCCTGAAGTCCGTTATGAATTGATAAAGTATTACCTAGACGGAGATTATGTTAGTTTTGGATCAAAGATCGTGAGGAAATGTCTCAGCGTGAACGATATAAAGACAGCACTCGGAATTGCGAAGGGTCTGTACGGTAAGCAACCAACAATTGAAAATGCAATCCTTTATTCTCAGGCACTCTACTCATCAGGGGAGAAAGATGAAGCCAAAAGGGTTCTTACAAAAGCATTGAAGAAAACACAGGATGGGAAACTTAGAATCGATACCTTAAGATTGCTATACTCTTTCCTGTACGAAGATCATGACACTGATTCTATCCTCTCCCTGTACCTGGAAAACCCGGAAAGTGTGGATATTGAGATACTTAAAATGGTCATAGATAGTTACATAAGCACTGGTATGGTGAACGAAGCAGAGGCGATTGCTGATAAGTTTTATGAATCCATCCTGGACAAAGATACATACACAGAGATCAAGAAGAATATAGGCAATAGGAAGGAGCTTATAGAAACCGTTGCATATGCGTCAAAAGTTCTAAAAGAAGAATATGCTGAGAGGAAAACGTTTAGTTCAAATGAAGAATTTTATAACGCGGATATACCGATAGATAAAATAGCAGAAGTGAAGAAATTTTTGACAAAGAAACCAGGAACTGGGGAGTTGAGCACAAAGGATATGGAACAGCTATCGGCTGAAATTATACATAAACTAGTTAAGAATGAAAATCTTAAGCAACCCTCTGATCTCACAATCTACCTCATATACCATCATCTGGATGGCGACGATTCGATACTGGCGAAAAACCTCTATTTCTACATCAAGGATGCGATCCAGCAGCGAAGGATCCCAGTTGTCGATGATCCTGAACTCAAAAAGCTAACAAAGATTGCGACGAAGAAATACATACCATTGGATCCGATCATTATGGCTTCGGAGCTGGACATAGGGATATCCAAAGCCATGGATATTATTACCTTAATACGCTATCTCTCTGAAATTGGCAATGGAAGTGAAGAATGATTGCGTTATGAAACAGATTCCACGAAAAAGGAAATAGAAGACCTAGGCATTGCTATTCTCGCTCTCACCTTTGCCTTCACGGTTTCGTCTTATGCTGGTTACAGGTATCATCCTCCTCCAAGTATCGCAATTACCATACTCGTCTACAGTTTCATTGCTGTGATCGTTGCGATGTTGTTCCATGAACTTGCTCACCGGCAGGTCGCAAGAAAATTTGGTGGTTACGCCAGATTCAAACTCTGGCCGATAGGGGTTCTCGTTTCGGTCCTAGTATCTTTGCTTGGTTTTGTCATAGCAGTTACCGGGGCGGTAAATATCGGTGGGATATATGACAGGGAGAGAATGGGAAAAATAGCACTTGCTGGCCCGGCGTCTAATCTGGTTTTTGGGACAGTTTTCTTTATCCTGGCCATTGCGACTCCTGCATATTTCCAGTTCTCATCACTGTTTGTATTTCTCAGCAGGATAAACTTCTACATAGGGACATTTAACATGATCCCGTTTGGTCCGCTAGATGGAGGTAAAGTCCTCGCATGGAACATGCGTAATTTTGCTGTTGTTTTCATAATCTCTCTGTTTGGAGCGGTGCTTTCCTTCGTATACCTGTAAAACTTATTTTTTATTTTGCGAAGCTGAATCGGAAGCGAAAGTTTTCTTCTCCTAGTCCGCACATGATTCCCTGAGCCATGTGTCCTGAACTTAGGATTTATGTTCAGAAGATATTTTCACAAAGAATACGATAATCCTGACATATGCGCCTTATAAAATTGGTTGACAATATCGTAATGCGAGAAATGTACACGGACGTGAAATGCGCCATTACAAACAATAGGCCGCAGATGGCCATCATTGCTCTTTTTGCTTACTCCGAAATGATTGGCGGGATATGGAGGATGGTACACGGCGGGGAGGAGGAAGTGGTGTTCGGGAAAGGTCAATCTAACAAGAATTTTGCATCTTATATTTCGATGGCTGGCACAAAATACTCTGGAATTAACAGCAGGGAAATCTATAGGATAATTCGTGGTGGGCTTGTTCACAGGTATTTGATAAGGGAAGCCGCAATAGTGAAGATAAATCCGGATGATCCAATGGACAGGAATGCTGGCGACAAATCGCAGGCCATAATCTTTCGCAATTCAAGAATCGAGTTTGATGTCAATGCCTATTTTCGAGATTTCAGGAGAATCGTAACAGAACTGAGGAAGAATGTTATTAGAAAAAATCTTGCAGACCTAATATTTGCAGAAGATATTGGAAAGACCAACTATCTGACAGATGGCAAAAGAAGGACCGAAACAGGTGATTAAATATCTGTGGAGTACATGTAATCCATCTTCCAGATGATCTCGCAAGAGTTATATATTTTCCAAATATAAACGCAGGTAAACAATCATAGCAAAATATTGTTTTAAGTGGTAATAATGCAAACAAAAGAAACTTGCACTTCATGCGGTGTTGGGCTGGTGGATAAAGGGTATTCTATCTTCCTCTGCCCCAATTGTGGAAATGAACTGATAGGCAGATGTAAGGAATGCAGGGAGCACTCTACCAAATATGTGTGTCCGTCCTGTAATTTTATTGGGCCGTAGGGGAATTTTATGGGAGACGTAATGGTTGTGTTGAAGATCCTTCCAGAGGATTCCGACGTTGATATGTCAGAACTGGAGAACAAGATAAGGGCGAATCTCAAGAAGGTATGCGAAGTAAACAGCGCAGAAATCCAGGAAGTGGCTTTTGGGCTCAAGGCGATAAGGCTTCAGGTCATAGTCCCTGATGAAGAGGGAAAAATTGATCTGGTGGAATCACTGATTTCCAAGATAGATAAGGTTGGGCAGGTCGACACAGAAGAGGTCACCCTGGTCTAACTATCTCGTATTTTTAGGGGAATCTTAATCCTTTGGGTTATTGCATAAACATCTGGAAAAAGTTGTTATTTTTCCTGGTAATGTTGCGTTTAGAACTACATTACCATTACAAATAGAAAAAATATGATCCATGGGATATAAAACCGTTGTTTCATAATAGTGGGCTAGGTGATAAAAACACATGATTCCTCTAGGTGTTATTTTCTCGAAACCGTTGACGATCGCTCTTTTCGTCGTCATGATGCTGTTCCTATTTGGACTGATAGTAATTGCAGTTTCAGGTAGGAAGGACAAAGATTCTACAGAGACTGTGAATTTGAAGGCGCTGGTCATAGTTCCATGCAGGGGAATGGATTACTCGCTTGAAGATAATTTGCGCCATCTCCTAGAACAGGATTACAGGAATTTCAAAATAATTGCCGTCGTTGATTCCTCAGATGATCCTGCTGTGAAATACCTGAAAGGCACAGGAATGGATTATATAATATCTGACTTTGATTGTAGGCATTGCAGCGGAAAGGTCAAAGCCATATCTTCCGCCATCAAGAGCTTTAAGGATTTCGACGTCTACGTGATTGCAGATTCTGATATCACTGTCGAAAAGACATGGTTAAGTAGACTCCTGTCACCATTCTCTCGCGATGATGTCGGCATCAGCACAACCTTTCCTTATTTTTTGCCAGTTGGTGGCTTCTGGTCGAAAGTAAAACTCGTCTGGGGATTTGTAGGCCTTGGCATGATGGAATCTAAACTGACAAGGTTCGGGTGGGGTGGATCCCTTGCTTTTAGGAAATCAATAGTGTCTGGTGAGAATTTCAAATTTTTTTCAGAATTTGTTTCGGACGATATTGCACTTACAAAACTCTGCAAAAAGGAAGGGAAGAGCATAGCTTATGTGGCAGGTTCCAGGCCAATAATCAATTCTCCAGACAACTTTCGAACGTTCATAGAATGGTCGAACAGACAAACATCACTATCGGTGTATGCGACAAGGAATGTTCTTTATTATGGCATTCTTATCTATTCCGCAACGTTGGCTATTTTTGTCCTTTCCATATTGCTCTCAGTGTTGTTGAATCCAATTTTTTTAATATTCCTGATCCCAACAGTTATAAACGCAGCGAAAGCCATGAAGAGATCTGGAAGAAACTATCTTATAACTTTCCTTGTTAGTATTTTCCTCCCATTTCTTTACATGTACAATCTTCTTCATGCTTTGAAGGCAAAGTCCATAAGTTGGAGAGGTAGAGAATACTCTCTCTACAAATAACACATGGCAACACCTGCATCTGCAGGAGAATCTCGCATCACTTCACTGCGTTCCTGAAAACCATCCTGCTATGCTCCCGTTGACTTTTAAGGTCCTTGTCTGAGGTTTTGCTGAAACTATGTTCTTCTTTATCATATCCTTCAAAATTACCGCTCCCAGGAAACCTCCCAGATGGTATTCTTGCTCAGAAACATCTCTGCAGCCGTATGCAAACATGCGTTTTCCTATTTCATAAAATCGAATATTAACCCCAAGGTGCTGCAGTCCGACTGTACCGATATCCGTCAGTTTGTACGTTGGTTTCTTTGCATCGTCAACAGCAATCCAGGATTTCTCAATCAAAGAATGCAGGAGCTCCACGCCAAGTTTGCCGGCAAGATGATCGTAGCAAGTTCTTGCCTTTGAAAAATCGCCATCTTTTGCCGGCGTTCTTTTTTTAGAGTCACGGATAGAATTTATAAACCTGGATCCTGCAAGATCATCGAGCCACATAGAGTAACTTTCTAAGGGTTCTGGTATCAATGTATACTTTATTTCTCTCCCAGATCTGTGCGGTGCAACAAGGCCAACCGAACGGAGTTCTGAGAGGTGCGCGGACACTTTTGGTTGAGGGATTCCCGTACTTTTTACTATGGAACCTACGTTGCGTGTTCCAGATGCCAGAACCTCAATTATCGCTGTCCGTTCAGGATTAGAGAGTGCTCTCGCAATGTTGTTCCTAGTTGACCTACGTTCCATGATTTCCTTTTTGACATATTTAGCTGGACATATTATATTTTTCTTATATTTCCTGCCCCTTAATTACGCTCCGATCATCATGAAATCATGGAAAAAATGAATCACGAAAACAATAATCCTTTTGATTCAAAGGATCTGATGTACATAACAAAGAACCTGCTGACCACGGATGAAATAATTGAAAAATCAAAAGTTAGTCCCTCCAGGATTTCTGAATGGTTGGAACTGGGAGCATTCCCAGAACCAACTTATGTGACTTCGGATGGTAAGAAATGGTATCCGAAGTATACCGTCATTCTTGTCCAGCGAAGTATAAAGAACGGTACTTCACCAAAAGATGAGTTCATAAATGATGCAAAGAAAGTGATAAATAAATCAGGGCACGTCTACAGATTTGGCAAGGTGGAGGAGACAAACGAGAGTGATGATGAACTGGAAAAAATGTGGACAGATTTCAGATCTGGACTGTACGGAGCTTGCCTTCGAGTGCCCGATCCAAAGAACATACTGTCAAAGGGTGACCTGATAAACAAAATAAAAGGGCTGCTCGAAAAACCAGACTTATCCGATGTTTCATGGTGCGATTCACTGAAAAAATATGTAAATGAACTTGATAATGTTGAGGCAGAGTTCACCAATTATGATCGTGCAAGATTCGGGGGCCAAGTTTCAAGGGACATGTTCGTTATTGAAGTAAAGACAAAATACCCACAAATATTCAGAAAGAAGTGAAGCCTTCGGCAGAAGACTAGACTTTTTTGGAATAATTTCTTATAATCCAAGATTTATTTTGAAAATGAAAAGTAATCCCTGCCCGGGCTATCTCACCCAACTTCGTATTCTCCCAGGTTTTCCGAGCATACCGATACCTCGACCTTCTAAGATGAATTATCGGGACTGAAATACAAAGCGTAACGAAAATACTAAGAGAGAAAAGAGATTAAAATAATGCATTTGTATTCGTTGTGTATGGCAGAACTAAATGAAAAGGACTTCCCGCCGCTGTTTGGAACAAATGGCATAAGGGGAGTTCCAAACGAGGATCTTACAGCTGAATTTTCTCTGGCAATTGGAAAATCAATAGGTACGTTCTTTGGATCGAAGATAGCAATGGGCAGGGATACAAGGGACACAGGGCAGATGATATTTGACTCTGTTTGCTCAGGCATACTCTCCTCGGGATGCGATCTTATCGATCTTGGCATCCTTCCAACCCCCGCCATACAGTACTACTGTAAAATTAACAAGATTCCGGGCGTTATAATAACTGCATCGCACAATCCACCGCAATTTAATGGAATAAAATGCATAGCATCCGATGGAACTGAACTGGAGAGGGAATCCGAGAGAAAGATTGAGCTCATATATTACAATAAAAAATACTTGACAGTAAACTGGGATAAAATTGGGCGAGTATTTCAGGATAACAATGCACCTGGAATATACGTTGCAGGAGTGATGAGTAAGGTCGATCGTGATAACATACGTGGCAGAAATTTTAAGGTCGTTGTAGACACCGGGAACGGTGCTGCATTCTCCACAACTCCAACTCTACTGAGAGAGCTTGGGTGCAAGGTGGTCACGCTGAATGCAAATCCGGACGGGAAATTTACGTCAAGAAACTCAGAACCCAGACCTGAGAATCTGTCAGAACTCATTTCTGTAATGAAGCTTGGAAAATTTGACCTAGGCGCGGCACACGACGGCGACGCAGACAGGGCAGTCTTTGTTGACGAGAAGGGTAATTTTATCGATGGTGATATCACACTTAGCCTTATAGTGAAAAATCATGTCAAGAGAGGAGAGAAAGTCGTTACGCCCGTGAGCAGTTCTGATGCCCTTTCTGAAATCTGCAAGGAGAAAGGTGCTCAGCTGATAAAGACGAGAGTGGGCGCACCTATTGTTTCTAGAACAATGATCAGAGAAAAAGCATTACTGGGTGGAGAGGAGAATGGTGGCGTAATTTTCGGCCCTCATCAGTACTGCAGAGATGGTGCCATGACGCTGTCGCTCTTTCTAGATCTCATGGCTTCTACCGGATTGAAACCTTCAGAGTTGATAAAGACGGTTCCAGAATTCCATATGGAGAAAGCATCCGTCAAAAGAGAACTCGAGTGGAGCATTATGGAGAAACTTCTTCTGGAGCAGCTGGGTGACGTGGCGATTGATAGGACCGATGGTCTGAAGATCATGCTTGAGGATGGCTGGGTACTTCTCCGTCCTTCTGGAACAGAACCAATAATAAGGATATACGGCGAATCGAGAGAAGAGAAAAAGGCTAAAGAAATAGCCAATAAATACAAGGAAATGATAGAAGAACTCAACAGACGCTGACGCTACCGTATACCGGGATGAATCAGAATGAATGCGAAAAAACTGCAACATTGCCTGGACTTGAACAAACTATGCATTTCCTTCCCTCGTTTGAACCGTATGGTATCCCCAGGTTGCCGAGTCCAAATTTTTCCTCAAGTTTGTCTGAGCATTCTTTTCTCCCGCACCAGCCAGCCATTAAAAAACCATTTGCTTCAGCTATTTCATTGATGTCATTCAGCACGTGTGATGAGTTCTTTATGTATTCCTCCGCCCTCTTCATTAGGATCGTTTTTATCTCGTCAAGAATCGCTGTGGTTTCTGATATTCTTTCAACGGGGGCCGTTCTTTTTTCCTTTGTGGGCCTCAAGGCAAAGGTCACGGTGTTTCTCGAGAATTCTTTTTCTCCGATCTCAATTCTGAGCGGGACGCCTTTCATCTCCCACTCATTATATTTGAATCCAGGGGTATAATTGTCCCTGTCATCTGTAGATGCCCTGATACCCATTTCCTTGAGCATCCTCTCGATGTTGTGAGCATATTCTTTTACCTTTGGGTTTTCTGAAGGTATTGTGACAATAATCACCTGTATCGATGCTATTGATGGAGGAAGGATTAATCCCTTATCGTCGCCATGTATGCCTATAACTGCCGCAAGGAGTCTCTCGCTCATACCGAATGTTGTCTGGTTGGCATAATCGTGCGTTCCGTCATCTTTCAGGTATGTGATGTTGTAATTTCTGGAAAAATTCGTCCCATACTCATGCATAGTTGCAACCTGCAGTGAACGCCCTCCAACCAGAGTATCGCCGGCAAGTGTGTACATTGCGCCAGGGAACTTGTCCCATTCAGGTCTCTTGTTGACGATATAAGGTATACAGAGTTCCGAGCTAACCTTTTTCCATATATCAAGGTAATCCAGCAACTGGTTCTCTGCTTCCTCAAAAGTGGCATGTGCAGTGTGTGCTTCGAAAAAGTGGATTTCTCGGACTCGAATGAAAGATCGTGTGTGTTTTGTCTCGTACCTGTATACGTTCACAATCTGGTATATCCTAAGCGGGAGGTCTGTGTGCGATCTTATCCATAGGGAAAACATTCCGTACATGGCAGCTTCGCTTGTTGGTCTTAATGCCATTTCAACATCAAGTTTATCATTACCTCCTTTTGTAACCCAGTAGACCTGATTCTCGAAACCCTTTACATGTTCAAATTCTACTGAAAGCTGGTCTCTTGTGATAAGAACTGGAAAATTAACCTCTTCAATGCCATGAGCCTCAACGCTTTCCCGGATTATCCTGTCAATTTCCCGCATTATTTTCATTCCGTAAG
This is a stretch of genomic DNA from Thermoplasmatales archaeon. It encodes these proteins:
- a CDS encoding zinc finger domain-containing protein; its protein translation is MQTKETCTSCGVGLVDKGYSIFLCPNCGNELIGRCKECREHSTKYVCPSCNFIGP
- the glmM gene encoding phosphoglucosamine mutase encodes the protein MAELNEKDFPPLFGTNGIRGVPNEDLTAEFSLAIGKSIGTFFGSKIAMGRDTRDTGQMIFDSVCSGILSSGCDLIDLGILPTPAIQYYCKINKIPGVIITASHNPPQFNGIKCIASDGTELERESERKIELIYYNKKYLTVNWDKIGRVFQDNNAPGIYVAGVMSKVDRDNIRGRNFKVVVDTGNGAAFSTTPTLLRELGCKVVTLNANPDGKFTSRNSEPRPENLSELISVMKLGKFDLGAAHDGDADRAVFVDEKGNFIDGDITLSLIVKNHVKRGEKVVTPVSSSDALSEICKEKGAQLIKTRVGAPIVSRTMIREKALLGGEENGGVIFGPHQYCRDGAMTLSLFLDLMASTGLKPSELIKTVPEFHMEKASVKRELEWSIMEKLLLEQLGDVAIDRTDGLKIMLEDGWVLLRPSGTEPIIRIYGESREEKKAKEIANKYKEMIEELNRR
- a CDS encoding DUF6058 family natural product biosynthesis protein is translated as MNHENNNPFDSKDLMYITKNLLTTDEIIEKSKVSPSRISEWLELGAFPEPTYVTSDGKKWYPKYTVILVQRSIKNGTSPKDEFINDAKKVINKSGHVYRFGKVEETNESDDELEKMWTDFRSGLYGACLRVPDPKNILSKGDLINKIKGLLEKPDLSDVSWCDSLKKYVNELDNVEAEFTNYDRARFGGQVSRDMFVIEVKTKYPQIFRKK
- a CDS encoding metalloprotease — its product is MRYETDSTKKEIEDLGIAILALTFAFTVSSYAGYRYHPPPSIAITILVYSFIAVIVAMLFHELAHRQVARKFGGYARFKLWPIGVLVSVLVSLLGFVIAVTGAVNIGGIYDRERMGKIALAGPASNLVFGTVFFILAIATPAYFQFSSLFVFLSRINFYIGTFNMIPFGPLDGGKVLAWNMRNFAVVFIISLFGAVLSFVYL
- a CDS encoding elongation factor 1-beta; translated protein: MGDVMVVLKILPEDSDVDMSELENKIRANLKKVCEVNSAEIQEVAFGLKAIRLQVIVPDEEGKIDLVESLISKIDKVGQVDTEEVTLV
- a CDS encoding CDC27 family protein, producing the protein MVKIIAVGIIITKYIMGSLSNSGLTKKNTKLIKRLVNELQAASSIDENAVYKEIAGAMLTFTSIEDKEKLAMLTGYLNDVFSLLNEKFHDKYVAIVMNLYSLSTSNPIIIANMIDVYAEQKNYPAIVDLFRKDHELQITPHVIEILRGMCDSPKNSSMAASLISSRGIYDETILEKCSQHCDSKVLEDVIKSYSSIKDDRTRVLALKFFWDKVEDAKPKLDLVELLLSANSGDLKFYTESFPVEQLRTKEECEQALQVLKRSGTTEILERAIDKCMLICPDNVTVLKADADNKYSRGDIKKALKIYRQILKSSPEDLEVLQNVIDITFSEGLYKECLNLISNSDILQIKGNNKITAIECEINLLQFQEALHDLESALAASPDNLKLLALKLGVSEKIGRILESYETAKKIFNIDRANISAMNYLCKYYVDRREFEKLVELLGSIDNIPGNFRGFYAGSLLFEGKIKDAMTVMQSYPELLTDGFVLDAIYAKVTDSVSINQLSEISRKLSGGASEFKLIVDALYGRPIMHAGYEEMAMRTSSLAVMYVITNSYYKDNAELSTSIEKRLRLPEFEKLYSVLKSIREIRSGMKPESLFDYSDLGYPVCNALLDMNMTDKCEQLFSGEKYDKNNVHYMYVRARIFAAKKQMGEAEKILTNLRQIIDSLEFSRILLLLDLEKGDKDEFYKTVVNMKKEGGLVDNDIEVIRKAIKQTNHWDFAEVVIGLFGSEVSDSPAMLRLNRDFSLHSNELEKALELSGKIMSSMNFSPDDLKIHVSLMQTAYSTKDILKLLEDIDKKHSDPEIEAIIGDLYYRDKLFNRAYPHYSKAKDLGYDMSRSRNYAEVLLEMKRYDEALTILQICSDSLLLSRLYYETSNISGIIQLIQKLKPTDSDFDGVMDFIVENFWGNPEVRYELIKYYLDGDYVSFGSKIVRKCLSVNDIKTALGIAKGLYGKQPTIENAILYSQALYSSGEKDEAKRVLTKALKKTQDGKLRIDTLRLLYSFLYEDHDTDSILSLYLENPESVDIEILKMVIDSYISTGMVNEAEAIADKFYESILDKDTYTEIKKNIGNRKELIETVAYASKVLKEEYAERKTFSSNEEFYNADIPIDKIAEVKKFLTKKPGTGELSTKDMEQLSAEIIHKLVKNENLKQPSDLTIYLIYHHLDGDDSILAKNLYFYIKDAIQQRRIPVVDDPELKKLTKIATKKYIPLDPIIMASELDIGISKAMDIITLIRYLSEIGNGSEE
- a CDS encoding metalloregulator ArsR/SmtB family transcription factor; the protein is MERRSTRNNIARALSNPERTAIIEVLASGTRNVGSIVKSTGIPQPKVSAHLSELRSVGLVAPHRSGREIKYTLIPEPLESYSMWLDDLAGSRFINSIRDSKKRTPAKDGDFSKARTCYDHLAGKLGVELLHSLIEKSWIAVDDAKKPTYKLTDIGTVGLQHLGVNIRFYEIGKRMFAYGCRDVSEQEYHLGGFLGAVILKDMIKKNIVSAKPQTRTLKVNGSIAGWFSGTQ
- a CDS encoding gamma carbonic anhydrase family protein — encoded protein: MSIKIGRDCFIADSAVLIGDVEIGDRVAIMDGAVIRGDLAKITIGNDTNVQDNVTIHCDENDPTIIGNNVSIGHNAVVHGCIIGDNVLLGMGSVVMNRANIADGSVVGGGALVTEGFKCSAESLIVGVPSKVIRSNDKKLLQYATENARSYGELRKGYISGKFEKLYGYQMRKNESVK
- a CDS encoding glycosyltransferase family 2 protein; the protein is MIPLGVIFSKPLTIALFVVMMLFLFGLIVIAVSGRKDKDSTETVNLKALVIVPCRGMDYSLEDNLRHLLEQDYRNFKIIAVVDSSDDPAVKYLKGTGMDYIISDFDCRHCSGKVKAISSAIKSFKDFDVYVIADSDITVEKTWLSRLLSPFSRDDVGISTTFPYFLPVGGFWSKVKLVWGFVGLGMMESKLTRFGWGGSLAFRKSIVSGENFKFFSEFVSDDIALTKLCKKEGKSIAYVAGSRPIINSPDNFRTFIEWSNRQTSLSVYATRNVLYYGILIYSATLAIFVLSILLSVLLNPIFLIFLIPTVINAAKAMKRSGRNYLITFLVSIFLPFLYMYNLLHALKAKSISWRGREYSLYK